CTGGAGCCGACCTTCGGCTGGCGCTATTTCCGCAAGGTGCTGCGCCCCGATGGCGGCCACGACGAATTCGCCGTGATCGACGCCGGCTTTGAAAGCTGGTGCCGGACGCGGGGCCTTGATCCGGCCACGGCGCCGCTCACCGGCCTGCCCGACTCGATGGTGACGGCGCTGGAGCTGTCGGTCGAGGATCACCTGCGCATGCAGGCCGCCTGTCAGGAGTTCATCGACGCCTCGATCAGCAAGACGATCAACTGCCCGGCCGACATGAGCTACGACTCCTTCGCCGCCGTCTACAAGCTGGCCTATGAGATGGGCTGCAAGGGCTGCACGACCTATCGCCCCTCGGGCACGCGCGGCTCGGTGCTGTCGCTGGACGCGACGACGCCCGCCGCCGCCCCGGTCCAGAAGGCGCCGGCGCCGCGCACCCCGGCGCCGCCGATGCGGCCGGAGTTTCTGGAGGGCCGCACCTATAAACTGCGCTGGCCGTTATCGGACGAGAACTTCTACGTCACCATCAACGATGTGCGCGACGAGGCCGGCGGCCGACGGCCCTTCGAGGTGTTCATCGCCTCGCGCTCGGCCGAACACGCCGAATTGCTTTCGGCGCTGACCGTCACCCTGTCGGCGGTGATGCGCCGCACCGACAACCCGGCCTTCCTGGTCGAAGATCTCGAACAGGTGCGCGGCGCCCAGGGCGTTTGGGTCAAGGGCCGCTTCGTCAATGGCGTGGTCGCCCTGGTCGCCTCGGTGATGCGCCGCCACCTCGCCGATCTCGGCCTGATGGACCAGATCGCCGAGCGCGGCGCCCCCGAGGAGGAAACCGCCCCGGCCGCGCCATCGGCCGATGCCTCGGCCCCTGCCTCGGCGGGGGCGCCGATCGGCGACCGCTGCCCGGCCTGCGGCCAGCCGACCTACTTCCGCCAGGAAGGCTGCTCCAAATGCGCGAGCTGCGGCCATTCGACCTGCTCATAAGCCTCCCGTCCGCCCGACCTTAGGGTCGGGCGGGTACGGCGCTTAGAGCGGCCTGCGGATTTCACGCGGGCCGCCCTAGGCGGTCAACGGTGGCGAGCAGGCGGGCCAGGGCCGGGTCGGGAATGCCCAGACCATCCAGATGGGCCAGGGAATTGGCGAGGTAATCGCGCGCCGATCCACCGCTGCCCTGGCCTTGGGCGATGATGCGGGCGGCATCGACGTCCTCCAGGCCGCCCCGGTACTGGTCATGGGCGCAATCGGCGATGAAGACGTAAGCCTCGACCCGGCGACCGTCATCAAGAAGCACGGGCAGCATGCGCTCGAGATAAACATTGCTGATCAACTCGCGCGCCCGCAGATAGGCGACGACCGTCTCGCGGTCGTCGTCGCTCACGCGGAAGGCCCGGCCATGGCAACGGCCGCCCTCTTCCAGACCAAGCACCAAACCCGGCCGCTCGGGCGTGCCCCGGTAATGGATCGACAGCACGCACATGGCCCGGTGATAGCCCTCCAGCAGGGCGGGCCGGGTCTCGACATGGGCGAAGCCCGGGCGCCACATCAGCGAACCGTAGGCGAATACCCAGAATTCATCGTTCTGCGTCATCTTGCGACCATGCTAAAGGATGTCATGATACCCGTGGTGGGCGAACACCGCTCCCGGGCATGGGGCAAGGAGAACACAGAGTGGCCGATCAGGGAAAGCGAAAGCCGGCGACGGGTGGACCCAAGCGACGCGATGACGCCGTACCCCTCTCGGGTCGCGATCCGCGCTTCCATTCTCCCGAGGCGGCGATCCCCGCCGCGCCGCCCCCGCGCTCCCGCCCGCTGTTCCTGCGCGTCTATGTCTGGGCGCCGCTGCTGCTGGCGCTGATGAGCGGCCTTTACGCCGGCTTCTGGGTGTACACGGCGCGGCAGGCGGGACAGGCCCTGGATCGCTGGATCGCCGATCGCGAGGCCGAGGGCTTCGCCCCGCGCCATCGCGGCATCGAAACCGGCGGCTTCCCCTTGGCCGTTCGCCTGACCATCACCGCGCCCTCGCTGACCGCGCCCGAGGATCTGGGGGAATGGAGCTGGTCGGCGCCGC
The DNA window shown above is from Rhodospirillum rubrum ATCC 11170 and carries:
- a CDS encoding gamma-glutamylcyclotransferase; amino-acid sequence: MTQNDEFWVFAYGSLMWRPGFAHVETRPALLEGYHRAMCVLSIHYRGTPERPGLVLGLEEGGRCHGRAFRVSDDDRETVVAYLRARELISNVYLERMLPVLLDDGRRVEAYVFIADCAHDQYRGGLEDVDAARIIAQGQGSGGSARDYLANSLAHLDGLGIPDPALARLLATVDRLGRPA